One part of the Rutidosis leptorrhynchoides isolate AG116_Rl617_1_P2 chromosome 1, CSIRO_AGI_Rlap_v1, whole genome shotgun sequence genome encodes these proteins:
- the LOC139866697 gene encoding protein SUPPRESSOR OF K(+) TRANSPORT GROWTH DEFECT 1-like, which produces MARESAPSIIFIDEIDSLSGQRGEGNESEASRCIKNEIFVQMQGVGTNNDKVLVLAATNTPYSLDQAIRRRFDKRIYISLPDLKARQHMFKVHLGDTHNNLTESDFESLARQSEGFSGSDISVCVKDVLLEPVRKTRDAMHFFKTREGLWVPCGPEQPAATLITMQDLAAQGLAEKICLPPITRSDFNKILARQRPTVSKSDLELHERFTKEFGEEG; this is translated from the exons ATGGCACGCGAAAGTGCACCTTCGATCATATTTATTGATGAAATTGATTCTTTGAGTGGCCAACGCGGTGAAGGCAATGAGAGTGAAGCTTCAAGATGTATCAAAAATGAAATTTTTGTTCAAATGCAG GGTGTAGGGACAAATAATGATAAAGTTCTTGTACTAGCAGCAACAAATACACCTTACTCTCTTGATCAG GCTATTCGACGCAGATTTGATAAGCGTATATACATTTCACTTCCTGATCTGAAGGCTCGACAACACATGTTTAAA GTGCATTTAGGAGATACTCACAATAACTTAACTGAAAGCGATTTTGAAAGTTTGGCACGTCAATCGGAAGGGTTTTCTGGTTCAGATATTTCTGTTTGT GTTAAGGACGTTCTGTTGGAACCTGTACGTAAAACTCGAGATGCTATGCACTTTTTTAAGACACGCGAAGGTCTGTGGGTACCCTGTGGACCCGAACAACCGGCTGCTACTCTGATCACAATGCAGGATCTTGCAGCTCAAGGCCTAGCTGAAAAG ATTTGTCTACCCCCGATTACACGATCAGATTTTAATAAGATTCTGGCAAGGCAGAGACCAACAGTGAGTAAAAGCGATCTTGAGCTCCATGAGAGGTTCACAAAAGAGTTTGGAGAAGAAGGTTAA